Proteins found in one Takifugu rubripes chromosome 17, fTakRub1.2, whole genome shotgun sequence genomic segment:
- the LOC101076366 gene encoding homeobox protein MSH-C-like isoform X2 — MMNPAQGSPSEDGKQLHQKEETETEEEEAQPKDMTIEKGYKNQRSSLPFSVESLIAKKTTCRSAFPPSEFTLVLPKPVAAQSGAHFSPRTLYAERKLSAESSPGVSSCSSEETPQFCDKDQSTWFQTASFPTPPRSTSPSQCNLRKHKNNRKPRTPFTTSQLLALERKFRQKQYLSIAERAEFSNSLNLTETQVKIWFQNRRAKAKRLQEAELEKLKLASKPVLPAFTLPFPLGAHMGSPTWSPSSAFPRPGLPVPGLFGGPVTYGMYYLS, encoded by the exons ATGATGAATCCTGCGCAGGGGTCGCCGTCCGAAGACGGAAAACAGCTCCATCAAAAAGAGGAGACGGAgaccgaggaagaggaggcgcaGCCCAAAGACATGACCATAGAGAAAGGATACAAAAACCAGCGCAGCAGCCTCCCGTTCAGCGTCGAGTCTTTAATTGCCAAGAAGACCACCTGTCGGAGTGCATTTCCACCTTCCGAGTTCACCCTGGTGCTACCGAAGCCCGTGGCTGCGCAGAGCGGCGCGCACTTCTCTCCAAGGACTCTTTACGCGGAGAGGAAGCTGTCCGCGGAGAGCTCGCCGGGAGTTTCCAGCTGTTCCAGTGAAGAAACCCCGCAGTTTTGTGACAAAGATCAGAGCACTTGGTTTCAGACGGCCTCCTTCCCCACGCCGCCCCGTA GCACGAGTCCAAGTCAGTGCAACTtaaggaaacacaaaaacaacaggaaacctcGCACGCCCTTCACTACCTCGCAGCTTCTCGCCCTGGAGCGCAAGTTCCGCCAGAAGCAGTACCTCTCCATCGCCGAGAGAGCCGAGTTCTCCAACTCACTCAACCTGACGGAGACTCAGGTCAAAATCTGGTTTCAGAACAGAAGAGCCAAAGCCAAGAGACTACAGGAAGCCGAGCTGGAGAAACTGAAACTGGCCTCCAAGCCCGTCCTGCCCGCCTTCACGCTGCCGTTCCCCCTCGGAGCGCACATGGGCTCTCCGACGTGGAGCCCGTCAAGCGCCTTTCCCAGGCCCGGTTTGCCTGTCCCGGGACTGTTCGGTGGACCCGTCACTTATGGGATGTACTATTTGTCTTAG
- the LOC101076366 gene encoding homeobox protein MSH-C-like isoform X1: MMNPAQGSPSEDGKQLHQKEETETEEEEAQPKDMTIEKGYKNQRSSLPFSVESLIAKKTTCRSAFPPSEFTLVLPKPVAAQSGAHFSPRTLYAERKLSAESSPGVSSCSSEETPQFCDKDQSTWFQTASFPTPPRSTSPSQCNLRKHKNNRKPRTPFTTSQLLALERKFRQKQYLSIAERAEFSNSLNLTETQVKIWFQNRRAKAKRLQEAELEKLKLASKPVLPAFTLPFPLGAHMGSPTWSPSSAFPRPGLPVPGLFGGPVTYGMYYLS, translated from the exons ATGATGAATCCTGCGCAGGGGTCGCCGTCCGAAGACGGAAAACAGCTCCATCAAAAAGAGGAGACGGAgaccgaggaagaggaggcgcaGCCCAAAGACATGACCATAGAGAAAGGATACAAAAACCAGCGCAGCAGCCTCCCGTTCAGCGTCGAGTCTTTAATTGCCAAGAAGACCACCTGTCGGAGTGCATTTCCACCTTCCGAGTTCACCCTGGTGCTACCGAAGCCCGTGGCTGCGCAGAGCGGCGCGCACTTCTCTCCAAGGACTCTTTACGCGGAGAGGAAGCTGTCCGCGGAGAGCTCGCCGGGAGTTTCCAGCTGTTCCAGTGAAGAAACCCCGCAGTTTTGTGACAAAGATCAGAGCACTTGGTTTCAGACGGCCTCCTTCCCCACGCCGCCCC GTAGCACGAGTCCAAGTCAGTGCAACTtaaggaaacacaaaaacaacaggaaacctcGCACGCCCTTCACTACCTCGCAGCTTCTCGCCCTGGAGCGCAAGTTCCGCCAGAAGCAGTACCTCTCCATCGCCGAGAGAGCCGAGTTCTCCAACTCACTCAACCTGACGGAGACTCAGGTCAAAATCTGGTTTCAGAACAGAAGAGCCAAAGCCAAGAGACTACAGGAAGCCGAGCTGGAGAAACTGAAACTGGCCTCCAAGCCCGTCCTGCCCGCCTTCACGCTGCCGTTCCCCCTCGGAGCGCACATGGGCTCTCCGACGTGGAGCCCGTCAAGCGCCTTTCCCAGGCCCGGTTTGCCTGTCCCGGGACTGTTCGGTGGACCCGTCACTTATGGGATGTACTATTTGTCTTAG
- the atp5pd gene encoding ATP synthase peripheral stalk subunit d, mitochondrial, protein MWCTTHSQQRAVGVFGSSPPREEEVLLVSPSYCHYTRSIRMAGRRVALKAIDWLAFAELVPPNQRGMFNALKTRSDAIAAKLSSLPETPAAIDWSYYRSTVANSGMVDDFEKKFKALKVPEPVDTQTSAIGIQETEANKSAAEYIEASKARIAEYEQELSKFKNMIPFDQMTIEDLNAAFPETKLDKVKYPYWPHKPIADL, encoded by the exons ATGTGGTGTACCACACacagccagcagagggcagtggGGGTATTTGGTTCCTCGCCTCCACGAGAAGAAGAAGTACTTCTGGTCTCCCCTTCGTACTGTCATTACACACGAAG catcaggatGGCAGGCCGCCGTGTAGCCCTGAAGGCCATTGACTGGTTGGCGTTTGCTGAGCTGGTTCCACCCAACCAGAGGGGCATGTTTAATGCACTGAAGACCCGCAGCGATGCCATTGCTGCCAA ACTGTCCTCCCTGCCAGAAACCCCTGCCGCAATTGACTGGAGCTACTACAGGAGCACAGTGGCCAACTCTGGGATGGTTGATGACTTTGAAAAGAAG TTCAAGGCATTAAAGGTCCCTGAGCCTGTGGACACACAGACTAGCGCCATCGGTATACAGGAGACAGAAGCT aacaaaagtgCTGCAGAGTACATCGAAGCTTCCAAGGCCCGCATTGCCGAGTATGAGCAAGAG TTGTCAAAGTTTAAGAACATGATCCCCTTCGACCAGATGACCATCGAGGACCTCAATGCAGCGTTTCCTGAGACCAAGTTGGACAAGGTCAAATACCCGTACTGGCCCCACAAGCCCATTGCTGATCTGTAA